One Leptospira wolbachii serovar Codice str. CDC genomic region harbors:
- a CDS encoding SpoIIE family protein phosphatase, giving the protein MSIRYKFLLILSVSQILLVIALTTSFAYLLQSVKNIPQTQRAEDLSRNFQRELEFKEEKLRLLLEEITFNSQTRGILERGLADRSVLSKELPYLQQILKRYGLSIFEIGDNQGKVLFRVHRPKDFGDDKKNQPIIRNALNGESTAALEDGHSGLGFRLAAPLFGRGTLLIGQVVDDNFTKTISKDNRIHLAIFQEGKVKTIGSDMIRLVMNENPSLLMEEQRFHFQDKPYYLVKIPYAGNSQSVKQLVFHVMIDENEVESKTWRIWSFFVVASLVLCGVIFLISFLFSRDMVEAIKLLTTAMVDLDQWKPETLPTHRSDEIGQMGRVFVGMKEELAEHQNHLEEMVNLRTRELNETLSEMQKLQDKQDGDYFLTSLLIKPLRGSFSKSETVSVKIFERQMKQFKFRNKQSEIGGDLSVSDSIYLMGKKYTVFLNADAMGKSIQGAGGALVMGTVLKSIITRTQKLRYMQDRHPERWLKECFQEVHNVFISFDGHMLLSAILGLVDEETGTLYYINAEHPWIVLYRDGNASFLENEHSLRKIGFTEMSGDEVVIQIYPLRPGDVLILGSDGRDDLFVGQSGGNRVINDDETIFLRHVSEGAGDLNQICKVMLQFGDLTDDLSLMRIAFLEEVAYAAKESTKPNVYYQMLGEGIQSYRDGEWNNAIFALELALDSEPDDLYCLRELSKLYMKSKDYEKAIELANRYLQLNPGDTDFLFYIAYAHKQRRDFVLATDFAERLRFRDPKNFNNLLLLAEILMHRRDIERSKEVLLALQEMAPENPKVQKLKNFWKKMVTTSVS; this is encoded by the coding sequence ATGAGCATACGTTACAAATTCTTATTAATATTGAGTGTGAGTCAAATTCTTCTTGTAATTGCTCTCACAACTAGCTTCGCCTATCTTTTGCAGTCGGTTAAAAATATACCCCAAACGCAGAGGGCCGAGGATCTTTCCCGAAATTTTCAAAGAGAACTGGAATTTAAAGAAGAAAAACTGCGTTTATTATTAGAAGAAATCACATTTAACTCGCAAACTCGAGGAATTTTAGAAAGAGGCCTTGCGGATCGTTCGGTTTTATCGAAAGAACTTCCTTATTTACAACAAATTTTAAAAAGATACGGCCTTTCTATTTTTGAAATTGGAGACAACCAAGGAAAGGTTTTGTTTCGTGTACATCGTCCGAAAGACTTTGGAGATGATAAAAAAAACCAACCCATCATTCGAAATGCATTAAACGGAGAGTCAACAGCTGCTTTGGAGGATGGACATAGTGGGCTCGGATTTCGATTGGCAGCACCACTTTTTGGTCGAGGGACCTTACTTATTGGTCAAGTTGTAGATGATAATTTTACAAAGACCATTTCTAAAGATAACAGGATCCATCTAGCAATCTTTCAAGAAGGAAAAGTCAAAACCATCGGTTCGGATATGATTCGTTTGGTGATGAATGAAAATCCCAGTTTGTTAATGGAGGAACAACGGTTTCATTTTCAAGACAAACCGTATTATCTGGTTAAAATTCCTTATGCCGGCAACTCCCAATCGGTAAAACAATTAGTATTCCATGTGATGATTGATGAAAACGAAGTGGAATCCAAAACATGGAGAATTTGGTCTTTTTTTGTGGTCGCCTCATTGGTATTATGCGGTGTAATCTTTCTTATATCCTTTTTGTTTTCAAGGGATATGGTTGAGGCAATTAAACTCCTCACAACAGCAATGGTTGATTTGGACCAGTGGAAACCTGAAACTTTGCCTACGCACAGAAGTGATGAAATTGGCCAGATGGGAAGAGTTTTTGTGGGAATGAAAGAAGAGTTGGCAGAACACCAAAATCATTTAGAAGAAATGGTAAACTTAAGAACCAGAGAACTGAATGAAACTCTTTCTGAGATGCAAAAACTTCAAGACAAACAAGATGGAGATTACTTCTTAACATCACTTCTTATTAAACCATTGCGCGGATCATTTTCTAAATCAGAAACGGTTTCTGTTAAAATTTTTGAACGGCAAATGAAACAATTCAAATTCAGAAACAAACAATCGGAAATTGGTGGAGACCTTTCTGTTTCTGATTCGATTTATTTGATGGGTAAAAAATATACTGTCTTCTTAAACGCAGATGCCATGGGTAAGTCTATCCAGGGGGCAGGTGGTGCTCTTGTTATGGGAACAGTATTAAAATCCATTATTACAAGAACGCAAAAACTACGTTATATGCAAGATAGGCATCCCGAAAGATGGTTAAAGGAATGTTTTCAGGAAGTTCATAACGTCTTTATTAGTTTCGATGGTCACATGTTACTTTCCGCTATACTAGGGTTAGTTGATGAGGAAACGGGAACTTTATATTACATCAATGCAGAACATCCTTGGATTGTATTGTATCGAGATGGGAATGCAAGTTTTCTTGAGAATGAACATTCTTTAAGAAAGATTGGTTTTACCGAGATGAGTGGGGACGAAGTGGTGATTCAAATTTATCCTTTGCGTCCTGGCGATGTTTTGATTTTGGGATCGGATGGGCGAGACGATTTATTTGTTGGCCAATCTGGTGGAAACCGAGTGATCAATGATGACGAAACAATTTTTTTAAGACATGTCTCTGAAGGTGCTGGCGACTTAAACCAAATCTGTAAGGTCATGTTACAATTTGGGGATCTAACCGATGATTTGAGTTTGATGCGGATTGCATTTTTAGAAGAAGTCGCTTATGCTGCTAAAGAATCTACAAAGCCAAATGTTTACTATCAGATGTTGGGAGAAGGGATTCAATCCTATCGCGATGGAGAATGGAACAATGCCATCTTTGCTTTAGAATTAGCATTGGATTCGGAACCTGATGATCTCTATTGTCTAAGAGAATTATCTAAATTGTATATGAAATCCAAGGATTATGAAAAGGCGATTGAACTTGCTAATCGTTACTTACAATTAAATCCGGGAGATACTGACTTTTTGTTCTATATTGCGTATGCACATAAACAAAGAAGAGACTTTGTATTGGCAACAGATTTTGCAGAAAGGCTTCGGTTTCGAGATCCTAAAAATTTCAATAACCTCCTGTTGCTTGCAGAAATCCTAATGCATCGAAGGGACATTGAACGTTCGAAAGAAGTTCTACTTGCTTTGCAAGAAATGGCTCCAGAAAACCCAAAGGTTCAGAAGTTAAAAAACTTTTGGAAGAAAATGGTGACTACTTCGGTCAGTTAA
- the pgsB gene encoding poly-gamma-glutamate synthase PgsB, with protein MKPNAFLFFLIILILIVYYTFEYFLHNRTLKKFKHRIHVNGTRGKSSVTRLIRAGLSATGMSVFAKTTGSMARMIFPDGSEESISRFGKPSILEQIKILKKAERMGAEIVVLECMALEPRYQWASEGQILKSDIGVITNIREDHLEVMGPDLVDVAKSLLSACPVKGTLIVGPTEFESFILEVCEDRKSKAILIQEELVQTITDEEMAKFTYWEHKENVCLALQVCESLGVDRTKALEAMWKVNPDPGALSVSPIHFFGKEFIYANAMAANDPNSTKLIWSSVIERYPQYNKRFILFHTRDDRPERSRQLAKEFANWEGYEAVILIGSSTSLAFKYLKAYSKKDIPIFVWEHLSLDGIFESLLSILPKQSMVFGIGNIVGLGMDLSLYLKNRSEQTNE; from the coding sequence ATGAAACCAAACGCTTTTCTCTTTTTCCTCATCATCCTTATTTTAATAGTTTATTATACTTTTGAATATTTCCTGCACAATCGTACCTTAAAAAAGTTCAAACACAGAATCCACGTTAACGGAACTAGAGGCAAATCAAGTGTAACAAGACTTATACGGGCGGGACTTTCTGCCACAGGAATGTCGGTTTTTGCAAAAACCACGGGAAGTATGGCCCGAATGATTTTTCCTGACGGATCCGAAGAGTCAATCTCTCGATTTGGAAAACCGTCTATTTTAGAACAAATTAAAATTCTAAAAAAGGCGGAACGAATGGGAGCCGAAATTGTCGTTTTAGAATGTATGGCCTTAGAACCTCGTTACCAGTGGGCCAGTGAAGGACAAATTTTAAAATCAGACATTGGGGTGATTACAAACATTAGAGAAGATCATTTGGAAGTAATGGGACCCGATTTAGTTGATGTCGCCAAATCGTTATTATCTGCTTGCCCAGTGAAAGGAACACTCATCGTCGGGCCAACGGAATTTGAATCATTCATCCTTGAAGTCTGTGAGGATCGAAAATCGAAAGCAATTTTAATCCAAGAAGAATTGGTACAAACCATTACCGATGAAGAAATGGCAAAGTTTACTTATTGGGAACACAAAGAGAATGTATGTCTGGCACTTCAGGTCTGCGAATCACTCGGAGTGGATCGAACAAAAGCACTGGAAGCCATGTGGAAAGTAAATCCAGATCCAGGCGCACTCTCCGTCTCTCCCATTCATTTTTTTGGAAAAGAATTTATCTATGCAAATGCGATGGCAGCAAACGATCCCAATAGTACAAAACTGATTTGGTCATCCGTCATTGAAAGGTATCCACAATACAATAAACGTTTCATCTTATTTCATACAAGAGATGATAGACCAGAACGAAGCCGACAATTGGCCAAAGAATTTGCCAACTGGGAAGGATACGAAGCTGTCATTTTAATTGGTTCTTCCACTTCTCTTGCGTTTAAATACCTAAAGGCTTATTCCAAAAAAGACATTCCTATCTTTGTATGGGAGCATTTAAGTTTAGATGGAATTTTTGAATCTTTACTTTCTATTCTACCAAAACAATCTATGGTTTTTGGGATTGGAAATATTGTGGGACTCGGAATGGATTTATCTTTATACCTGAAAAACAGGTCGGAACAAACGAATGAATGA
- the pgsC gene encoding poly-gamma-glutamate biosynthesis protein PgsC has translation MNEILPLSIGLSLVVSLVFSELFGILGTGLVVPGYLALSLNNPKNIALTFLIALLSYICVELLSNFLLIFGKRKIVFILLFGYFFGYLLNYQILPDIDISYLSEVRGIGFIIPGLIAVWYERQGVLETTSVLILAAIFVKILLIFILGTELETL, from the coding sequence ATGAATGAAATTCTTCCACTTTCTATCGGACTGAGTCTTGTTGTTAGTTTAGTCTTTTCAGAATTGTTCGGTATTCTTGGAACTGGACTCGTTGTACCAGGATATTTAGCTCTATCGTTAAATAATCCCAAGAACATTGCGCTTACATTTCTTATTGCATTACTTTCCTATATTTGTGTAGAACTTTTATCTAATTTTTTACTTATTTTTGGGAAAAGAAAAATCGTCTTTATCTTGTTATTCGGTTATTTTTTCGGATACTTACTGAACTACCAAATCCTTCCTGATATAGATATTTCTTATCTTTCAGAAGTTAGAGGAATCGGATTTATCATTCCAGGTCTTATCGCTGTTTGGTATGAAAGACAGGGTGTATTAGAAACAACATCTGTTCTCATCCTTGCAGCAATATTTGTAAAAATTCTTCTGATTTTCATCTTGGGTACAGAGTTAGAAACATTATGA
- the pgsW gene encoding poly-gamma-glutamate system protein, producing MTKIYWSPWKHSRIALFLLAILGILGLLLIETCKVKKEQSYFKKKLHAAKLAERGFQILKPELLKHKKPDYKELDPTNSGFIGEFLTPVTSNSGSLSAKQTSINPNFAAVMIQFLKKAKLEEGDTVAVAVSGSFPALNICLFAALDTLKLKPIIISSASASQFGANHPQMLWLDMERELVESGIFSFKSSYASLGGIQDKAMGISKEGKDLLARALQRNHIKLLDPLHFDDSIEKRMKLYDELSGGKPIKLFVNVGGGTTILGTNLGKQVFKNGLITDLPEEVHVPNSVIKSFLEREVPVINFIQIESLARKFGLPQTPKKVPKPGEGRVFYSEEYSPLLYLSVFLFLLVGLYGVTRLGWGENQEDRHLPKSLRAR from the coding sequence ATGACTAAAATTTATTGGTCGCCGTGGAAACACTCCCGGATCGCACTCTTTCTATTAGCAATTTTGGGAATCTTAGGTCTCTTGTTAATTGAAACTTGTAAGGTAAAAAAAGAACAATCCTATTTCAAAAAAAAACTCCATGCGGCAAAACTTGCCGAACGTGGATTCCAAATTCTAAAACCCGAACTTCTAAAACATAAAAAACCAGATTATAAAGAATTAGATCCAACTAATTCTGGGTTCATCGGAGAATTCCTAACACCCGTTACAAGTAACAGTGGTTCCCTATCAGCAAAACAAACGTCCATCAATCCAAACTTCGCCGCCGTTATGATCCAATTCCTAAAAAAAGCAAAACTGGAAGAAGGTGACACGGTGGCAGTGGCCGTATCAGGATCGTTTCCTGCACTCAATATCTGTTTATTTGCAGCACTAGATACCTTAAAACTCAAACCCATCATTATCTCCAGCGCTTCCGCATCACAATTCGGTGCAAATCATCCACAAATGCTTTGGCTGGATATGGAAAGAGAACTTGTAGAATCAGGAATTTTTTCGTTTAAGTCTAGTTATGCGTCCCTTGGAGGAATTCAAGACAAAGCTATGGGAATTTCCAAAGAAGGTAAAGACCTTCTAGCTCGTGCTTTACAAAGAAATCATATAAAACTATTAGATCCCCTACACTTTGACGACTCCATTGAAAAACGAATGAAATTGTATGATGAATTATCAGGAGGAAAACCAATCAAACTATTTGTGAATGTGGGTGGCGGCACAACCATCCTTGGAACTAACTTAGGCAAACAAGTCTTCAAAAATGGACTCATTACCGACTTACCGGAAGAAGTTCATGTTCCCAATTCCGTAATCAAATCCTTCTTAGAACGTGAAGTTCCTGTGATCAACTTCATCCAAATTGAATCCCTCGCTAGGAAATTTGGTCTACCTCAAACTCCCAAAAAAGTTCCGAAACCAGGAGAAGGTCGGGTTTTTTATTCAGAAGAATACAGTCCCTTACTCTATCTTTCCGTTTTCCTTTTTCTCCTAGTCGGATTGTATGGTGTTACGAGGCTCGGTTGGGGCGAAAACCAGGAAGACCGCCACCTTCCCAAATCCCTTCGGGCCCGGTGA
- a CDS encoding LIC_12238 family plasminogen-binding lipoprotein has protein sequence MRQNSVVSPLIRNFSKYIFPFLPIFFTLTLIQCGVPKGEFGWTTTKMEEMDILEKHIQTITDYKMMRDDLIFSPTDTIHYVYQFSRSPGLETDFYISLNRYELDFVEIDIKKKRVEPDSLAIRDEFSLLRTGEYLIKIVHEGDTVDEVKFRVLPDEGYTQENLEQELAGDQTDEIIKYSR, from the coding sequence ATGAGACAGAATTCGGTGGTTAGTCCCCTCATTCGGAATTTTTCCAAATATATTTTTCCATTCCTACCTATCTTTTTTACACTCACCCTTATTCAATGTGGAGTTCCCAAAGGTGAGTTTGGTTGGACTACTACAAAGATGGAAGAAATGGATATTTTAGAAAAACACATTCAAACCATCACAGACTATAAAATGATGCGGGATGATCTTATCTTTTCGCCCACCGATACCATTCACTACGTTTACCAGTTTTCAAGAAGTCCCGGTTTGGAAACCGACTTCTATATCTCACTCAATCGTTATGAACTAGACTTTGTGGAAATTGATATCAAAAAGAAACGAGTGGAACCAGATTCCCTTGCGATCAGAGATGAATTTTCACTATTACGAACCGGTGAGTATTTGATTAAAATTGTTCATGAAGGGGACACTGTGGATGAGGTGAAATTTCGTGTTTTACCTGACGAGGGTTATACGCAAGAGAACCTAGAACAAGAATTAGCTGGTGACCAAACTGACGAAATTATCAAATACTCTCGCTAA